From Faecalicatena sp. Marseille-Q4148:
ACCAGCTTATTCATTATTTCCTCCCTTGTATTTTAACTTTTATCTAAAGTAGTATAACATATTTTCTTTCATATGTCATTCTACTTTATAAATACTTGTGTTATCTTCTGAATAAATTCTTGTTAATTTAACGGTAGTATTACTGTATTTTTCTAATTCTTCATTAAATGAAATCACATAATCCACATGCAATTCTTTTAATTGCGTTACATTCATAATGACTTTCACCAAATCCGGTTGGAGCAGTTCCAATTCTGTATCATCCTCTGTTAATTCCAACATAATGTGTGAATATCTATTATATATATCTTCCTGTTTCTTCTCAGGATCCAATATGTACCAAAAATCAAAATTCGGACAATTATTCACTGAATTTAGTACTCTTACTCCATTGGCTAATGCGTAACTTTGCAGCGCAATTCCGGAATCAACCCCCAGCCACACGGCTTCTGCATCCGCAGTCTTAATTTCCTGTATTTTTTTTGCCAGCGGTTTCTCATGTAACACACCAGTTCCTTTTGTCAGTGGTGGAACTGTAATCACAACAATAACAGACATTCCTAAGAGAATTGTTGTCAAAATACCATTCACTTTTTTGTCACGTAACATGAACAAAAATCCAATCACTCCAAAAATTACTAAAACAAAAATTTGCTTTTTCAGTGAAAAGTATACTGGCTGCAGCGTTTGCAGCGCTTTTATTCCAACGCAAACTACAGCTAACGAAGAGAACCCGCACACAAAATAGTATTTTACACTTTTTTTATTCGTATAAACATACTCTGACAAAATTTTAATTAATAAGATTACACAAATGACATTCACAATCAGCTGTGACCGTTCCGGTGTTGACATTGACATAAGTGTAATTTTACTTAGGTATTTCATTGGAACATAGTTCCAAAGTGTCATAAGTGCTGCTATCGTTACCAATATCGTTAGCAGACTGTCTTTTTTATGCTGAATATGGTTTTTGATACATAAATATATTCCCACAAGAATCGGCAATGGGTATAGACTAATAAACTGCGCTGCTTCTGACGAATTCACAACCGGATATTTTCCAAATAACCATGACAGTAAATAGTAAAAGTTTAATTGCCAGCCAGTTCCTCCAACTGCACTTCTTTCTCCCGGATATACCGTATTTCCCATCGCTTCTATGACATCCAGTGACATAATCAGTCCCGGAGCAACAATCGCACACACAATTGCTACTGAAATTATCAAATATAAAAATCGTTTCCATGATAATTTTTCTTTATTGTCAACCAATATCCAAATAAAGATGCCAAGAAACAGGTATCCATACGGTATCTGCCATGCCGGATATACGGTTAAAATGTAACAGCTTCCGGACCATCCAAGTCCAATTGCACTCAATACTTTTTTACTCGTTTCATCAGAAGTAACTAATTTATAGAAACACACAGCTGCAATACTTCCTGATCCCATTATGAAAAATGAATTCCACCAGAAAAAAGTTGGAGAACATGCTATCAATACAGCTCCCAGTAGCGAGTATATTTTTTTTCTTTTTGTCAGAATCATCATCAATTCCAACACCCCAAAAAAAGTCAAAAAAATAGGTAAATTCCAATAAAATGAAAAAGCTTGTTCCATTGGCAGGAAAAAACTTCCCCAAAATTGAGGAAAACCTAACGCTGTGATTGTTTTTGTTGGAAGTGGCGGAAATAGAACTGTTGAAGTTTCTTTTGCCATAAGTGCGTTGTTTGTTGGACTAAATTCTTTATTATATAAGTATTGTGAAAACCATTCCGGTGTCGAGACAATAAACTCATCACTCCGAATTGGTTTATATTCTCCCCACACTTCTTCATATTTATCATTTTGGATTGATGGCTGAACAATCTCATTATAATATCCCATCGACGAACCATGAAGTCCGTTTGCAACTAAAAAAATAAAAAGAAAAACTCCAATAAGATATCGAAAACGAAAAACCATCTCACCGATTTGTTTTATTTTTGCTCCTCTATCCATTTATTTTTCTTCCTCCAGATCTTTTCTCAGCAACGCTAGCTCCTGTGCCAGTTTCTTCACTCGAATAGACATTCTTGAAAGCGACATTGTCAAAGTTAAAATAATCGCCAGTGCAAACAAGAATCCAAAGAAAAAGAGCATATTTACCGGACTGGCAATTCCAATTTTCTCTGCAATCCATGCCAGCAAATCAGGAAAACATGCCAGAATTATTACGCTGACTCCAACTCCAAGCCAGGAAAGTGCATAGCGCAGCTCCAATTTCTTTTTTCGAATCATATTAAGGAGATATGACATTGAAAATAATGCGCCAAATACAACAATCAATTGAATTTTAATATCCATATACAGACCTCCCTAATACTTTCTGATTCTTTCAATTAGAATTGCCATGCTTACTTTAATCATATAATATACTGAATTTTTCATAGAGATTGATGAAACACCGCCAGACCGTTCTTTCATAATTACCGGTATCTCTTTTACTTTTTTCCCACGATTCAGAACAGTAACTACACTTTCCGGTTCCGGGTAATCTTTTGGATAATCCTCAGCAAACATTTCTATGATTTCTCTGTCAGCCATACGAAGTCCCGACGTCGGATCTGTAATCGTAATACCTGTTAGTATTTTTATTAAATGTGTAAAGTATTTTATACCGACGCGTCTAAGTCCGGATGACTGAAACCCCTGTTTTTCTATAAATCTGGAACCTATCACCATATTGACTTTTTCTTTTTCCATATACGCAGCCATTTCTTCCAGAAATTTCGGATCATGCTGTCCGTCTCCATCTACCTGAACTGCAATATCATATCCATTTCTTTTGGCATAGAGATAACCTGTCTGGACAGCCCCTCCAATTCCAAGATTAATTGGAAGGGCCACCACATTGTATCCATGTTCATAACAAATTTCCAGTGTGTTATCTTTAGAACAGTCATTGATAATTACATAATCAAAATCTGGCGCATTTTTTTTAATTGCTTCTACCGTCCCTACTATATTTTCACTCTCATTATACGCTGGTATAATAATTAGTTTTTTCATCCTTTTTCCCCAACTGCCTAATATTTACGCCACACCATCTTATTGACTACTCCGGTATAAGATTGAATCAATTTTACAACTTTTGTACTGACGTTCTCATCTACATAATTCGGTACATCTAATCCATTGTCTCCGTTTTTCACCATTTCAACTGCTGTGTCTACCGCCTGCAGCACCTGTTCTGTCGTAATACCTGCAAGAATAAAGTTTCCTTTATCCAATGCTTCCGGTCGTTCTGTAGAAGTACGGATGCAGACTGCCGGAAACGGGTATCCCTGTGAATTGAAAAAGCTTGACTCCTCCGGAAGTGTACCGCTATCTGATACTACAGCAAAAGCATTCATCTGCAGCTTATTATAATCATGGAATCCCAATGGTTCATGACATTTTACCAGATCATGGAATTGAAAGCCTCGCTGCTCAATATATTTTTTACTTCTTGGATGCATAGAATACAAAATTGGCATTTGATATTTCTCTGCCATTGCATTTACTGCATTCATTAAATTCAAAAAATTACTCTCAGTATCGATATTCTCTTCTCGGTGAGCTGAAAGTAAAATATATTTTCCAGCTTCCAAACCAAGCTTTTCTAAAATATCAGACTGCATAATGCTGTCTAAATTAGCATGAAGAACTTCTGCCATCGGAGATCCCGTAACATAGGTTCTTTCTTTTGCAGTTCCCTCTGAATTTAAGTATCGTCTTGCATGTTCAGAATAGCACATATTAACATCCGCTATATGATCCACAATTCTTCTATTTGTCTCTTCCGGAAGGCATTCGTCAAAGCAACGATTACCTGCTTCCATATGGAAAATAGGAATGTGAAGACGTTTCG
This genomic window contains:
- the wecB gene encoding UDP-N-acetylglucosamine 2-epimerase (non-hydrolyzing), with amino-acid sequence MSKLKLMTIVGTRPEIIRLAAVIKKCDVYFEQILVHTGQNYDYCLNQVFFDDLGLREPDYYLNAVGEHLGETIGNIIASSYKLMSEVKPDALLILGDTNSCLSAIAAKRLHIPIFHMEAGNRCFDECLPEETNRRIVDHIADVNMCYSEHARRYLNSEGTAKERTYVTGSPMAEVLHANLDSIMQSDILEKLGLEAGKYILLSAHREENIDTESNFLNLMNAVNAMAEKYQMPILYSMHPRSKKYIEQRGFQFHDLVKCHEPLGFHDYNKLQMNAFAVVSDSGTLPEESSFFNSQGYPFPAVCIRTSTERPEALDKGNFILAGITTEQVLQAVDTAVEMVKNGDNGLDVPNYVDENVSTKVVKLIQSYTGVVNKMVWRKY
- a CDS encoding glycosyltransferase family 2 protein; amino-acid sequence: MKKLIIIPAYNESENIVGTVEAIKKNAPDFDYVIINDCSKDNTLEICYEHGYNVVALPINLGIGGAVQTGYLYAKRNGYDIAVQVDGDGQHDPKFLEEMAAYMEKEKVNMVIGSRFIEKQGFQSSGLRRVGIKYFTHLIKILTGITITDPTSGLRMADREIIEMFAEDYPKDYPEPESVVTVLNRGKKVKEIPVIMKERSGGVSSISMKNSVYYMIKVSMAILIERIRKY
- a CDS encoding DUF2304 domain-containing protein, translating into MDIKIQLIVVFGALFSMSYLLNMIRKKKLELRYALSWLGVGVSVIILACFPDLLAWIAEKIGIASPVNMLFFFGFLFALAIILTLTMSLSRMSIRVKKLAQELALLRKDLEEEK